A single genomic interval of Neisseria leonii harbors:
- a CDS encoding EamA family transporter → MMLSASKRLALLFFTILLWGTVWYTITFQLNGTPVLVSVFYRIVIAAIFLLIYKNLFYCTNIKIASIKNHLKVSVLGGCLFSINYLFFYLATEYISSGLVAIIFSTLIIFNSINQYIFLI, encoded by the coding sequence ATGATGTTGTCGGCATCAAAAAGATTAGCACTGTTGTTTTTCACTATATTACTATGGGGGACAGTTTGGTATACGATTACATTTCAATTAAACGGGACACCGGTATTAGTTTCGGTTTTTTATCGGATAGTAATAGCCGCTATATTTCTACTAATTTATAAAAATCTTTTTTATTGCACCAATATCAAGATAGCATCTATTAAAAATCATCTAAAGGTAAGCGTCTTAGGTGGATGTTTGTTTTCGATTAATTATTTATTTTTTTATTTAGCAACTGAATATATTAGCAGTGGATTAGTTGCAATTATTTTCTCTACTCTTATTATTTTTAATTCTATAAATCAGTATATTTTTTTAATATAA